In Parasegetibacter sp. NRK P23, the genomic stretch ATAGTATAGTAGAATAAATGATTTTCTGTTTCATAACAATAGTATTTTTCTAACGGTTTCCATACACCACTTCATCATCGGGAAGCGGCAATACGTAAATGGAATTATCGGCGGTAATGGTGGCACCTTCTATCGTAGCGCTGTTCCTTCTTTTATAATAGTAGAACAACTGTCCTTCGCAATAGAATTCCTTCCTGTACTCTTTGAACAATTCAAACTGAAGTTCTTCAGTAGTAAGTGTTGCAGGAAGATCATCCGGCAGGTTCCTGGCTCTCCTTATGATGTTCACGTATTCCACTGCCGAAGCCATATCGGAATTTGAAAGACATTCGGCTGCGATATAGTACATTTCGGAAACACGCATCACTGGAAGGCGGTTAAGGTATGCGGCTGCTCCTGCTGTATTCTGTTGTATCAGGAGGGAGTAACGCAATTGGGTCACGTTGTCGAATGCGGTGAGATAAGTGTACCGAGCATCCGCCGATGTTCCGAATACATTCAGGAACTCACTGTCTCCACTTCTGGTGAGCAGGTTGGTTGCACCTGCAGCAGGAAGGAAATAGGTGGTGAACGATGGTGCCAGATCCGACTTGTACAAGCAAAAACTGAGTTCAGAGAACCGGGCCCTGTCGCCGGCGGAAAGCTGTGCAGGAGACGCCCAGTTGAACACATTGGCATTGATCACTTCCCTCGCATATTCCAGCGCTTTTTCTTTATTACCTGCATACAAATAAGCCCTGGCCTGAAGTGACCGCACTGCGTAGTAATTGAACTTGAACCTTCTGTCCCGCAGAAACCCTTCCTCCGCGATGTTATTCGTTGCCACAATGGGATCAACAGCCTTCAACAGGTTCGCAGCAGAATCAAGGTCAGCCTGTATTTTGGCCAGCACTTCTGTTACGGTAAGCTGCGGAAACACATCGGCGGTGAGCCTGTCGGGATAAGGTATTGCTTTTTGTGTGGCGCCGCCTGCACTTGCGGGAGCAGGAGCGAACAAACGCAGCAGGTCAAAATGCAACATGGCACGCAGCCCGAGCGCTTCCCCCTTAATAACATTATAATTGTTATCCCTGAAAATACGCTTATCAACGGTATTCAACTGTGTAAGCAGGTTGTTGTTGTTGGCGATGGTACCGTACATGTTCAGCCAGATGCCATCAATTTTGCTTCTTACTTCTGCATTAAGATAGTTGTACAATGACGCCTGGTAATATTCGTGAAAGGTACTGTTGAAGCGTGTGTGTTGTTTCGCCAGCACTTCGGTAAGACCGAAACCGAGCTCCTTTCCGTACAATTCATTGTCGTTCATTTTAAGGTAAACGCCGGTGAGCGCATCCATAAAACCCTGCTCGTCGCTAAAGGCAACCGCGCCGTCGATCTGCGTTTTGGGACGCACATCGAGGAATTTCTTGCAGGAAGAAAATCCCAAGAGGGCCGCGAATATGATTAAATATGAGTACTTCATACTGTTCGATTAAAAAGTAATATTCAATGAAGTGGAAATGGTACGTGCGTAAGGGTAATCAAGACCGCGTTCCGTTCTGACGGTGCTGATCCTTCCCAGATCGTTCAGGTTCAATGCAAGGTATACCCTGCTCACCTTCGCGTTTTTTAACCAGCGGGAAGTTGAAAAATCATAGCCCAGACTGATAGATGAAAACAGCAACTCGTGAAGGTCCTGCACGAAACGGGAAGTGGGGCGCGTTGGCGTAAGGTCCGCGATGTTCTTATACAATACCACATCGCCGGGTTTTCTCCACCTTTCTTCAAAGGCACGCAGGTCTATGTTGTAGTCGAAGTCAGCATCTTCAACCTTCGCCACCAATGTTCCATTGTACAATTGTCCACCTGTGCGAAACGTGAATGCCAGGTTACCTGTAAAACCTTTGTGTTGTACGTTTGCACCAAATGTGCCGCTAAGAAAAGGATTTTCATCGCCTGAAACCACTAAATCAGCCGTGGACCAGTCGTAGGTAAGTGAGCCGTCTTTCTTAACGTATATTTCCCGACCGTTGGCAGGATCTATCCCCAGAGAAGGAACAACCCATATCGCACCTGTTGACTGCCCTGGTTCATACCTTGTATAAGGACGTTGAAGCAGCGCTTCATCCTGATTAAGGTCATCCCTTTTTGCATCCTCCGCCATATTCAGTTGCGTCAATGAATTGGCCACTTCCCGAATTCTGTTTTTATTGGAGGCGATATTTGTGAAAAGGCTTACAGAAGTTCTTGTAGCCGAGCGTTGGAAAACCCTCACACTTGCGCTGGCCTGAAAACCTTCGTTGCGCATACTGCCTATATTCTCTTTGTAAGTGGTAAATCCCGCAGACGGCGCAACGAGCATATCACTCAACAACTCTTTAGTATCCTTTATATAGTAATCAAAACGCACACTCGCTATTCCGAATAAACCCAGGTCAAAACCAACGTTATTATCCTGCACCTGCTGCCATTGAAGCGACGGATTAGGTAAGGCGGCCAGTGCCATGCCAAGGTCTCCGTTATAGGTTTCCAGCGTATTATAAATGTAGGTGGCCAGTGATTGATAGGAATTAAAGTTCTGCGTACCAGTAACGCCGGTGCTGGCACGGAAACGCAATTGGTCTATCATTTTCACATTCCGCATAAATTGCTCACGGTGCACATTCCAATTGGCACCCACCGACCAGAATGCCCCCCATCTCTTATCAGCGCCGAACTGAGAACTTGCATTACTGCGCAGGGAAAGTTCAGCTGTCAGGCGATCGTCGTAAGTGTACGTTACAGCGGAAGTAAGGGCCAGGGAACGGGTGGTATTTTCTATGCCCGAAGCTTTGGTTCCGGGCAGGTAACGGCGGCCAAAGGAGATATCATCCATCTTATCATTGGGAAAGCCTACCATCGTCATACCATTGGTCTGGGCCTTATTCTGCACCAGCGAATAACCTCCGTTCAGGAAGAAGTGGTGCTTATCCAACTGAATGGAATAATTGCCAAGTAAGTCGATATTGATGTTGTTCTGTTTACCATTGCTCATAGTGTATTGCCCTCTGTCAAGGTATTCCTCACTGTTGATGGGAATTGTAGCATAACGGGAATGACTTGCGGGGATAAACTGTTCCGCGCTGTTGTTTTGTGCATTGAGACCAACACGGGCTGTAAAACGTAGATTCCGGACTGGATCCCAATCAGCGTAAAAGTTCTCTATGATATTGGTATAGGTAGAAAAATCCTTACTGTTTAGCGAGCCATCGTACATTGGATTTCCTATGCCATTGCCAAAGGTCTTGATAAGGTTCCCATTGTCATCAGTAATTCTCCAGTAAGGGTTCAGGCGGGCAATATTACCGTAACTGCCGTAAGGGGAATTATCAGATCTGTTGCGGTCTATTGTAAGGCTGTTCCTGAACTGAAACTTACCGGTTCTGTAAATAAGGTTTACCATTCCGGAGAGTGTGTTGCGGTCGGAACCTTTCATTACCCCTGCCACATTATTATAGTTGAGGTTAACGGAATAACGCATGGCATCATCACCCCCATCGAGGTTGATGGCGTGGCGCTGTCCTATCCCGTTGCGGAGCGGCTGCGACAACCAGTAGGTATTTACGCCTGCCAACGCAGCATTCAGGTTGTTGGAGTAATCCCGGAGCAAAGCAGCCTGGGTGGCAGGATTTGCGGAAGAATAGACTCCGGCCAGCACTTCTGCTTCCACCTTTTGCATAGCATTGGTAAGTTCATAACTGGACAAATCCGGGGCAGTAACATCGGCACTACCGTTATATGACACCCGCAATTTTCCTGCGGTGGGCAATTTGGTTTCAATCACCACCACGCCGTTCCCGGCACGGGAGCCCCAGATCGCTTTGGCGGAAGCATCTTTCAGGATGGTTACGCTTTTGATGAGGTTCAGGTTGAGGTCGTTCACTTTTTCCAAAGTGGTCTCGAATCCGTCGAGAATAAACAGGGGCTGGTTG encodes the following:
- a CDS encoding RagB/SusD family nutrient uptake outer membrane protein; amino-acid sequence: MKYSYLIIFAALLGFSSCKKFLDVRPKTQIDGAVAFSDEQGFMDALTGVYLKMNDNELYGKELGFGLTEVLAKQHTRFNSTFHEYYQASLYNYLNAEVRSKIDGIWLNMYGTIANNNNLLTQLNTVDKRIFRDNNYNVIKGEALGLRAMLHFDLLRLFAPAPASAGGATQKAIPYPDRLTADVFPQLTVTEVLAKIQADLDSAANLLKAVDPIVATNNIAEEGFLRDRRFKFNYYAVRSLQARAYLYAGNKEKALEYAREVINANVFNWASPAQLSAGDRARFSELSFCLYKSDLAPSFTTYFLPAAGATNLLTRSGDSEFLNVFGTSADARYTYLTAFDNVTQLRYSLLIQQNTAGAAAYLNRLPVMRVSEMYYIAAECLSNSDMASAVEYVNIIRRARNLPDDLPATLTTEELQFELFKEYRKEFYCEGQLFYYYKRRNSATIEGATITADNSIYVLPLPDDEVVYGNR
- a CDS encoding SusC/RagA family TonB-linked outer membrane protein, with product MFLTALRKNKEKSTALLTKTWMIMKLSIILLLVGSMHVCASGLAQNVSMEGKNTTLEKVFAQFRKQTGLNFFYTSDDVDRIGKIDVSLNNVPLRDALTSLLKDTPLSFNIVDGVVVIKKRTEPVGTLAEKPPVVLTGKVLNEKGEPIQGASIVVVGTRNGTTTNSAGVFTLRVDNTPVSLSITSVGFKRKFLENVTGTNALNIVLETETEKLEDIVVSNGMFNRKMGSITGAVATFTGEQLKVVSNQNILKSLAILDPSFQVVDNLDLGSDPNRLPEIQLRGQTGFPDLQGAYTTNPNQPLFILDGFETTLEKVNDLNLNLIKSVTILKDASAKAIWGSRAGNGVVVIETKLPTAGKLRVSYNGSADVTAPDLSSYELTNAMQKVEAEVLAGVYSSANPATQAALLRDYSNNLNAALAGVNTYWLSQPLRNGIGQRHAINLDGGDDAMRYSVNLNYNNVAGVMKGSDRNTLSGMVNLIYRTGKFQFRNSLTIDRNRSDNSPYGSYGNIARLNPYWRITDDNGNLIKTFGNGIGNPMYDGSLNSKDFSTYTNIIENFYADWDPVRNLRFTARVGLNAQNNSAEQFIPASHSRYATIPINSEEYLDRGQYTMSNGKQNNINIDLLGNYSIQLDKHHFFLNGGYSLVQNKAQTNGMTMVGFPNDKMDDISFGRRYLPGTKASGIENTTRSLALTSAVTYTYDDRLTAELSLRSNASSQFGADKRWGAFWSVGANWNVHREQFMRNVKMIDQLRFRASTGVTGTQNFNSYQSLATYIYNTLETYNGDLGMALAALPNPSLQWQQVQDNNVGFDLGLFGIASVRFDYYIKDTKELLSDMLVAPSAGFTTYKENIGSMRNEGFQASASVRVFQRSATRTSVSLFTNIASNKNRIREVANSLTQLNMAEDAKRDDLNQDEALLQRPYTRYEPGQSTGAIWVVPSLGIDPANGREIYVKKDGSLTYDWSTADLVVSGDENPFLSGTFGANVQHKGFTGNLAFTFRTGGQLYNGTLVAKVEDADFDYNIDLRAFEERWRKPGDVVLYKNIADLTPTRPTSRFVQDLHELLFSSISLGYDFSTSRWLKNAKVSRVYLALNLNDLGRISTVRTERGLDYPYARTISTSLNITF